A window of Exiguobacterium sp. FSL W8-0210 contains these coding sequences:
- a CDS encoding ATP-grasp domain-containing protein encodes MFRTIGIKTEHAKSDYHFDSLKKIEQADVVLFPEYWQIHSIIYGMKKPIFPSAATFHLGHDKIEMTRIFQTVIPDNIPRTGIYGKNEFTVERVLREFSFPFVAKTVRSSMGQGVHLIKNETDWKKYTDTHETFYIQEYIPNEKDLRVVVVGDQVLAAYWRVGGAQFLNNVAQGGVLDFDDVPQGAIDFVLALAKQLDIDHAGFDLIIRDGQWYVLEFNVFFGGEGLNHLGIHAPDTILEYVERKYGSS; translated from the coding sequence TTCCGGACGATTGGAATCAAGACGGAACATGCCAAATCAGATTATCACTTTGATTCCTTAAAAAAAATCGAACAGGCGGATGTCGTCCTGTTCCCGGAATACTGGCAAATCCACTCAATCATCTACGGGATGAAAAAACCGATCTTCCCGTCGGCTGCTACGTTCCACTTAGGTCATGATAAGATCGAGATGACGCGGATTTTTCAAACCGTCATTCCGGATAACATCCCTCGGACCGGCATCTATGGAAAAAATGAATTCACCGTCGAACGTGTCTTACGTGAATTCTCGTTTCCGTTCGTTGCGAAGACAGTCCGTAGCTCCATGGGACAAGGTGTCCATCTCATCAAAAATGAAACAGACTGGAAGAAATACACGGATACACACGAGACGTTCTACATTCAGGAGTACATTCCGAATGAGAAGGACTTACGTGTCGTCGTCGTCGGCGATCAAGTCCTTGCTGCGTACTGGCGCGTCGGTGGTGCTCAGTTCTTAAATAACGTCGCTCAAGGTGGTGTCCTTGATTTTGATGATGTGCCACAAGGGGCAATCGACTTCGTGCTCGCGCTCGCGAAACAGCTCGATATCGATCACGCCGGTTTTGACCTCATCATCCGTGACGGACAGTGGTACGTTCTTGAGTTCAATGTCTTCTTCGGTGGGGAAGGACTCAATCACCTTGGTATCCACGCACCGGATACGATTCTTGAATATGTCGAACGAAAATATGGAAGTTCATGA
- a CDS encoding YugN family protein → MKFEQYGIEGKELKFGLLETIMEHHRFVREGQWDYERAMYDMKYEKQSTGEVFYLRVPVYAIQGEIEDRHAVVRMMTPLLGKHYYPHGVEYDETFPPEIVKDCERRLAALLETLEK, encoded by the coding sequence ATGAAGTTTGAACAATATGGCATCGAAGGCAAGGAACTGAAGTTCGGTCTTCTCGAAACAATCATGGAACATCACCGCTTCGTTCGTGAAGGACAGTGGGATTACGAACGCGCGATGTACGACATGAAATATGAAAAACAATCAACAGGTGAAGTATTCTACCTGCGTGTTCCTGTCTATGCGATCCAAGGCGAGATTGAAGACCGCCATGCTGTCGTTCGTATGATGACACCACTTCTCGGTAAACACTACTATCCACACGGTGTCGAGTATGATGAGACGTTCCCTCCGGAAATCGTTAAAGACTGCGAACGTCGTTTAGCAGCATTGCTCGAAACACTCGAAAAATAA